AATAGCGTCCTTCACGCTTCCGCGCAGGTCACTCACCGTTGCCAGTTGTTCGAGTGCAACCTTGCCCTTGGGTGTCTTGATCAAAATGTTTTTGAACTCTTCTACATTCTTTAAGCTGTTGTCAATCATCACAACGGTGTCGAATCCAGGATTTTCCAATATCCCCACAGCTTTTTTCCAATTGGTCCCCTGTAGCTGACCAACAACATCTGCTGCTGTCGTTCGATAGGCAGTAAGCCGTTCAGGACGAAATGTTATCGCAACCTTATTTTCAAAACCGTCCTCGGATACGACCACTTCCTTCACACCCGGGACGGATTCTATTCGATCCTTAATGGTCGTCTTCAGCAAGGTGAGCATGGTCTGTGTATCGGCACCCACCATTGCGTAGTCGATTAAGTCCTCATCACCTAAATTCGTTTGAGTGACGGTTACGGTATCCACTACTTTGGGAAATTCATTACGCAGCCGATTCACAATATTTTGGGTCTCTTGCTTGACCTTTTCACCTTCCCCATCCTCTGCAAGGATCGAGATGCCAGAAAACCCCGTTCCTGTTTTCGATGAGAAATTTTTTATTCCAGCCACAGATTTCAATTCCTGCTCTATTTTTTCCGTGACCTTTTCCACCATCTCTTCAGGCGGCAGCGCTCCTCCTGAAATATTCACTTCAATCCAAGGCAAATTCGTTTTCGGTACGAGCTCCACGTGGAAGGAAAAGAGAGCACCGATTCCGGTAAGCACGATGAGGAATGTGCACAAATAGAGGATCACTTTTCGTTTCAGCAAAAAGAGAATGACCTTGTCCATCGGTTACTCCCCTTTCACCGTAACGACTTCTCCTTCGGCGTAGTACGTTATGCCGGAGATTAGGATTTGATTGCCCGTCTGTAAGCCCGATAGAATCTCGACGTTATTTCCAAAAATTCGCCCAACTTCCACGTCGCGTCTCTTGATGACTCCATTTTCGACAACCATGACGAAGCGCTGTGTTTCTTTAATGCCCACGCTTTGGACAGGAACGAGCATCCCGTTTACCTTGCGTGACATCTCTACAGTCGCGATCATTCCCTCGATCAACACGTTGTCTTTATTGGAGACAGCTATCTCTACCAAATACTTTCCCGTTTCTGCGTTAAGAACGGGCGAGATAAATGTTATGGTCCCTGTGCTTTTGGCCTTTCCCTCCACTGTCACTGGCACCTTGTCCCCTTGCTTGTAGTTTTCTATCACATCCAATGGGACATCGACCTTCAGCTTTACTTCCGAGCTATCAACCAAGTGAATGATACTTTCACCTGGCTGGGCAAGACTGCCTGCCTTTTGGGTCACATCGATGACCGTACCGCTAAACGGCGCGACGAGTTGCGTTTCTTGAAGGGTTTTCTTTGCGAGCTCTACTTGACTGGCTGCTTGTTTTAATTCGGCATCTGCACTGGCAATCTCGTTGACTTCCGCTCCTTTTAGCAACTTATCCAATGTAATTCGCGCTTCTTGTAGCGAAATCTCGATTTGCTCTTTTTCCGACTGGGCACTGTCCAGCTCACTCTGCGAAATAGCGCCGCCCTTAAACAGCTCCTGGGCTGTCTCCCATTTCCGCTGGGCATCCTTCAAACGCTTTTCCTGGCTGTCCACTGCCAAGCGTTGTTTGCTGATGAGATCCGCGCTTGCTCCTTGCAACGTTTTTGAACGCAACGCAGATGCACTTTGGACCTGGCTTTGTGCCGCTTCCAGCCCTTTTTGATAATAGTTCGTATTTAAGGAACTTAATACCTGGCCTTGTGTTACCTTTGCCCCTTTTGTTACGTTCATTCGTTCAATCGTACCAGAAGCCCCAAAGGCTAGGTGGCTCTCCTGTTTGTATTCAACGAAAGCAGTAAGAGGAGTCGGCAAGGAATCTGTCTGTTTTACGGTGTGCACCTGCACGATCTTTTGTTTGGTTTGCTCCGTTTCCTGTTTCGTTTCCACTCCACACCCCGTGAT
This genomic stretch from Brevibacillus brevis harbors:
- a CDS encoding efflux RND transporter periplasmic adaptor subunit, giving the protein MHYVVLTVVLMFITGCGVETKQETEQTKQKIVQVHTVKQTDSLPTPLTAFVEYKQESHLAFGASGTIERMNVTKGAKVTQGQVLSSLNTNYYQKGLEAAQSQVQSASALRSKTLQGASADLISKQRLAVDSQEKRLKDAQRKWETAQELFKGGAISQSELDSAQSEKEQIEISLQEARITLDKLLKGAEVNEIASADAELKQAASQVELAKKTLQETQLVAPFSGTVIDVTQKAGSLAQPGESIIHLVDSSEVKLKVDVPLDVIENYKQGDKVPVTVEGKAKSTGTITFISPVLNAETGKYLVEIAVSNKDNVLIEGMIATVEMSRKVNGMLVPVQSVGIKETQRFVMVVENGVIKRRDVEVGRIFGNNVEILSGLQTGNQILISGITYYAEGEVVTVKGE